The sequence tttcGGTCCTTCTGTGTCCAAACTGGGAGCCACATCTCTATTTGCAGCTATTGGTTATACTGTTGGAGACTTACTGACAGAATTTTTACTGGAAACGTTTTGTTGATCCAAATTTTTCTCCCAGCAATAAAGTTTCCAGCTGTCAGTTGGACGTGTTGGAGCTCTGTGGTTGTCAGGATGAAGCAGCTGGTATTCAAAGTCTTCTGCTCCACACTGCTGCTTCTCGCAGTGGTGCACTCTGCGTACTCACAGTCAGGTACTGGTCCACTCTCATCTTCTATACGTGTATTTTCTTACTGCATTACCATCTCAGtatattttggttttgtcagAAACTTCTTGATGTGTCATTCTACACTTGCCATCTTATGTCTCCTTGTTTCCAGTATAATTTGATCTCCTTCGAGATTCTTTCCTTGATGACATCTCTCTTTTTATTACCTCTGATGATGGCTTGTCCTCCTGTATTTCTCACAAGCTGACAATAAGTAAAAATATGACAGGTGACTGAGAATCTGCTATCTTTTCTTTGGCATTACTCTTGAATTTGGCCTACTCGCTTTTGCCTATTCCGATGCTGTCCAGACTTGTGGGATGTCTTGCAATAATTAAGCTGTCgaaatgtttttgtgggaaGATAATTGTGCATCGGCCAATCAGTTGGTTTTGAGTGACACTTCCAATTGACTGCCAGTTTCCTCACTCCTACAGATTGTTCTCAAGCCGAATCATGTGACCTGTGTGTCGGAGACTCCATGCTTAACCTGACAGGCTGTGTTTGGAGGCTTTGTCCAGATGgtgacatgcatgcacatacacacactcagacacacacacacacacacacacacacacacgtacacacacacctgacctCTGATAGTAATTCAATCATCATACCTGCTGTAATAGAAGCTTTCTTGGTTTGAACAAGATGACTGAATTATTTAGTATGCcagatagaaacacacacacacacacacacacacacacacacacacacacacacacacacactaaaatgcTTGTTCTATCTGTCTCAGGTAATGACACAGGCATGTGTGTGGCTGATGACGGCAGCTCAGTAAACAATGGCATGAACTGTAGCTGGACGAGAGTGTCTGAGTTGTGCACAGGTAGCGAACAATACAGTCCactccaaaataaacacaagataTTCCTCTGCGGCCTCAGTAACTCTTGTCTTTTGCACATGTTTTATTTCCCAGTTGTAGAGACCGTagctgagggaggaggtgaaggtgaCACAGGTAAATTGTATCGTCGTTATTCCAGAATCCCCttccaccccctcctctctctctcttgcgTCAGACATTTATTATTCCCATAAGTGCTGAGTAAAATGTCCCCCCAGTGCCAGTCAGTCTGAGCATTCTCTGGAAAAAACACTgactctctcctcttttctcactttGCTCTGCTTTCATGGGATTTTACTGTAAACCAATCATCCTCCAGGTGATGGAGGTAAAACCAACTCATCCCCAGAGTTCTCCCAGGCCAAGTTTGACATGTCCAGTTTCATCGGAGGCATCATACTCGTGCTCTGCGTGCAAGCGGGCGGCTTCTTCGCCATGCGCTTTCTCAAATCCAAAGAGCAGAGCAGCTATGACCCCATGTGAGTTTGTGCGCATGTGGGTGTTGGAGAACAAAGAATTTAGCGTGACTGCAacagtttgagtgtgtgcgcgtaaatgtgtctgtgtcactgtgtaaaGCGTCGGTCTGTTGGTAAAACAGCAACCTCTGGTGGCAGGAGTGATCAACAGCACACAGGATATGTACATTGTGGTTCACCTTCAAGACCACTTtagattatatttttattctgctcACAAACCACATTTGTCTGTCTTCACACAGAGAGCAGCCACAGTGAAGACAAGATGTGtgaaggacaaacagacaagGGTGGAGGACAGCAGACTAGTGACTCATCAAGTTGTGACGacaaaggtttttgtttttttttttttcccctaagcccttctcatttttaatttggtcCCCATTTGTACGCCTGGGGATTGGGTGTGTTTGCaagaggacatttttttttgttttttttgcagaatCTTGCATTGTGTAAtgagtgtgcatgcacatgttcattgtgtttgtgcagtatttatattttagagGCAATCTGGCTGCTGGTACTCATTCAGTCTGAccaacaagaaacaaaaaggcTCTGATTTTCTCAGTGCTTCGAGTGATTTATCTTTGTGATCAAAACCACCATAAACTTTCAATACTACATGTTAAGTGTTAGTCCtcttaaaaacaacaagcaacTAGCTGTGTCAACGGTTCAACTGTGTAAATAGTGCTGTGCGGCTGTGGGAAAGGGTGATATAATCCCACATAGACAGTGGGTCAGACAAGGTCATGGCAggcattttaaactttttttcaaGAACCCTAAAGTAGAACAGaatgagtttgtttttcatctgttatCCAAGAACATTTCTAAGACTGTTGACCTGAACTCTCTTATTGAGAccaaattatttaatatttatgtatGATATATATGTCCTTTCTATGTTAACTTGCAGTGAGTTAGATAATTTTGTTGGGGACCCTGAGGAACCATCTTGACAGCTCCTGGGAACATAGAAAATTACACTTTATAATCTACTCCCAGTGTGACTTTAGCAGCAATCCtctgatttgtgtgtgattttgctTTGACCTGTGagtagctttttattttttttctagtttGACTGCTCATACTTGGTCACATATTACTTAACTCCTGTATCAGCCTTAACTCTTTACTAACAGTTGTAAGAGTTGTGATGTGAGCCTTTTTAGTCATGCTACTGAAGGTTTAGTTgatcattatatatatatttgatttttttgtgatgCCATTACTATGAAAACTACTAAAAAGGCTTGCagcttaaataaaataaggaCAAACAcctgcttctctctctgctgttctgcATGCAAATGGGAGTTTTGCTAACAGCTAATCACAATAAAAGACTGTAAGTGTTGATTTGCAGCAGAACAGCTGTAACCTGATTTCAAGCAGAGACACACTCCCAGAATCTGCAGATAAGAATCACCTATTAATCTTTACATATCTGTCAGAGGTCAGTGTGGATTCTCAGCATGCTGCAGGGACAAAATCCTGGTGGAGGCcttcagaggagcaggaggatgGCTGGATGGATGCAACTGTCTGTCTGAGCCAGGACCTACAGGCTTGAATAAGCCCACACAAAAAAAGTTCCCCAATAGGGCAGACTGTGGCTGTCATCCAAGTCTTTTGACAAAGGACAGGACTGAATACAGATCTTTTTCAccctcccccaacacacacaaacacatctccaACAAGAGAAAGTGAGTCCACACTAAAAAGTTGAGGCAGGGTTTATGTGCTGCCAGTagttctctgttctgttttaaaacaagcaaaGCTGTCAGTTtgcatatgtgcgtgtgtgtctgtgtgtatttctttcACTTGTGGGTGCAGCAGTAGGTGTAGCAGCAGCTTCAACGTAGGGCCAAGTGTGTGTTTAGCAGGTGTGGACGACTACAAGAAGGAAAGTTACATCCCACCTCCACCCTGCCACTTGGTAAAACATCCGTGTGTGTGAGTCATAtcacacagtcaaacaaacacgctatatcactctctcacacacacacgcgcgcgcgcgcacacacacacacacacacacacacacacacacacgcgcactgtattttctgtttgttcctcCTCGGCTCGCCTCCCAGCTGACCGCAGCCCCTGTGCGGACTAACCGTGGAGGGCGTGTTCACTGCACACGGACCTCGATACGCGCACCGCACGACTTCTCAACCAACTTCTCACAGATGGAACTGGCGTAAACTGTCAAGTAAGGTAACTcacttttggtttttgtttacGTGTCTCGGGGTGGATTTTTGTAAGAATGTGAGACGGCAGAGTTTCACCTTTACGCCAAAGGGGAAAAGTGGCGACAGGTGTCCTCTGTCTCGCGGTGTTCATGATGAGGAAAGTGCTGCACGGGCGAATTTTGCCCGAAAGAGAAATTTCATACAGCCTAAATGATCATGTACAAACACAATAGTTCAGTAactaaaaacagcagctggttAATGTGTTTAGTTTTAGACGAGTAGGCCTAGCCTATTTCACTGCAAACTATTATTGTTACTGCACATAGGCCACAGCACGCTGCAATATTCTTGTGTTTTGCTTAGGTGCTCTGAAAGCTGTGGTTCACTTTTTTCATGATATCCTGTTCGCCTGCATTCTAAACGAGAATCGATTTGCGCATGCGTTAATTACTCAAAGGTAAGCAGCCTTAAGGtaaggaacacacacactgaaaaaaataaaaatgattataaTGTGGtgcagcaggttttttttttaatttcaacatcTCGTTCTTTAGTGTCAAACCACACGGCAACTTTTACTGttaaaattaacatttcttttcaagGCTTGTGTAGTTTAAAGACTCTACCAGACAACATTTGGAGCAGGAAAAGATGAAAGACGCAGGAAGCAGTCAGGAATAGGCTACCTGACACCGCAGGTGTCCTCGCCCACTGACGTACCAGAGCTACTGGAACACACATGATGTCAAAGTGTGTTTAATGGTTTAATAATGTGGTTTACAACCAGGGAGTCCTGACACGATAAACGTGAGGAACATCAAGATAATTTACAGGATACTATACAGGgcaaaatacataaatatgtaaaatctcttttttttccctctgacattctttgtttcttgtgtAAAGCtggacatttttacattttcagaccTGAgaattattcaaataaaacaaactgagaaGTGAACTTCTACTCAAAAGTCATTGACATGTGCCGCATGTGACAGTGAGTAGAGAGCGCGTAGACAGAGCTTCATTTGAAGGGGTCATAGGCCAAAAAGGTTGGGAGGCACAAGAACTCAGCAGGACAACAACAATAGCAGTCTGAGGCTGGTGGGGTTCAGGACTTTTTACAATGACACTGATCATTCTCtgcttttacacattttaagcaatgttgtttttattttaagttctTGTGTGAGGTTCCTTAGCTACTGGCAGTGATCTTTAGAACAATTTGTTCAGAGTTTTACTGATGACTAAAGGTTCCACAAGGCTCAGTAGGGTTTCTTTAGGTTTTTATAGAACAAGAGATAATGGTACCAAAAACGTTTGTATTTCTGTACAAGGATCCAAGATTGAGAAAGTTACAGATCATTAATATTTGGATAAATGACAAACTCACattcaaatataataataataataatgatatatatatatatatctcataAAAATAGAACTAACTTTCCTGTACTTTGTAGGAAAATGATTATCAGAGCTGTTTTCTCATTATGGTGATGTGATTTATAGGCATTTCCCTTCCTCTGCTCTTAAGCTCTTGGATGCCATTTATCATTCTGCTCTTAGGTTTATTACTAGTGATGTTTGTAGCACTCATCATTGCATTCTTTATGAAAAAGTTAGGTGCTCTTATCTGCCTGAGGGACACGATAGgcgtgtgtatttatttatcaacGAGGCTCTGATTGCGAAGTTGCCATTTCATGTCACACCTACACTCAGGTCCTCTGAGCCTTATTAGTTTTGGTTTAATGGCTGGTCATGATTCACTAGAACTCTTTACAAAGTACAAGAAAAAGTAATATTTTGGTAGCCATTGGTGACTTTAAATCCATGATCAGTAATCATTGAATTTCCATTAGTATCTTTTATGAATTATACCTATATACTTTATTCAAgtaattcatttcttttgtcttatATCTTTAattatgttgtatattttaaGCCATTTCAAACTATTACTTGATATCATTATAAATGAGCAGCCATATATGATTTTCAGGATTAAATAAAGGCACTTTTCGATCGGTGCCAGTTGTTTAAGGACTGTGGTTTTGCTTCTCACTCAGggatggaggagcagcagaTTGACTCCTCTCTTGACTTGAGCCATCTGACAGAAGAGGAGCAGTCCACCATCCTGCAGGTCTTAGAACGTGACTTGGAGTTGCGTCGTCTTGATGAAGGGCGTGTAAGGTCAGAGGTGACTGTTAATCATTTTTAGGTGTCTGTCTTACATACAAAcatgtgacaaattaaaggagTGGAGTTCCAGTCACATGAGAGAATGTGATGGGATGATAATGATTTAATTGTATTATGCAGCACAGtatatatgtttatgtttaaggATAAAAAAATGAGGTTTTACTGAGTGGAGAATTGCGCCATGTCAATTTCATGGGTGGTAGTATGAAATATTTAAGCTTAATATCAGTTTAAAAATTAAGGTTTTGATACAGGGACCTTTTCAAGAGGAGACAGGACTCAAGAGGGCCCATGGTGGTCTGGGGCCTGGTCAGCTTTGCCTCAGTGGGTTAAGTAAAAGAACTATATAGAGAAATTATTTATCCCTTCAGAGCAGGGCAGCACCTTCATATGAGAAATGCTGCTGACCACCTATGAGCTTCTGATGTAGTTCAGAGATGCCAACCTGTTGTCCCTGTTGTCGTTCGCTGTTGAGTGTATAAAACATCAGGACATTGTAAGAAGTGCCCATCACAATGTCTCAGAGCCAGAGCCCAAGATACAAAGGGAAATCCACTTATTTCAGGAGCTAAAGCCAAAGAGTTGGATATTTTAGTTTGATAACTCATTTAAACAATTTATCGGTCATTGAAATTGTTTATCTTAAagaattatcttatcttacctatttattttcttattaattgattagttgacCAGTTGTTTCAGCTCCTTGTTAGGGTGTTGAATTTATCAAAGAGAAAAGTATGAAACATCCCGTTGTTAATGTACATGGAAATGTGTCAAGTCagatttttaaagtttttgtaTTGGTAGAATTGACACACTTCTTGGTCGCTTATGTGCTGATTAATTTACATGACAGAagtgactgtttgttttgtaacGCAGGCTGACATCAGCTGACTTTTGCCAACACTGAGTTGTGATTGTTTGCTGTTTAACTCGGCCCTGTGTCAACGCTGCAGGGTCCtccagaagacagagacagatcaAAGACGTCTGCGCTCGTTGTCGGGTGCATGGTTCACCGAGGAGCGGAGCAAACGCCATCGCACCTGGTCGGGCAGCGCCCTTGTTCATGCCACCATACGTCAAAGGAAGACAAAGAGCAGAGGTCTGTTTGCGCTTAATGCGGTACTACTGTAACAGGCCTGTGGGCCCGTTTCCCTACTGTTAAAGGGATATCCCAGTGATAGCTCTGTggttgttgccatggtaacagaTGTGCCCCTGATTGGACTGTTCAATGGCGAGAAAGAGGAAACCTCGCAAAACACCTCTCCTGAGGCTGAGAGAAGACTGAAGGACGACAAAGATGAGGACAGTGAAGGGTTAGTGGAGGGTGTCTGtcacagaaaaatcattttactgtgtgtgtgtgtgtgtgtgtgtgtctgtatgttaccaatatgctgtttgtgttttcaggagtGAAGGAAGTTTGAGACCTACACCCACACCCAGAACAAAAAGTCCCCGAGCACAGGTCTGTGTGGACattcttatttcttctttctgtgcTCAAAGAAAAATCatctaaatataaataataatctcCAACTGCAGGATCTCCAGCATAGAAATAGTTCCATGTCATCCAAAGGTATGGAAGCATCTCATGTCTCTGCACCTCTCTACCTCtttgttactgttattattattaacacatCTTTCTGCTCATAGACTCCGAAAGGAGGAGTAATGGCCACTCAGAAGACCCTGAGGTGATTATAGCACACGCCCACATTTATCCATCATCACTACTGGTTTTGGTAAACTAGCCAGTTATTTCACCTTCAAATCAAAGACACTCTACCAAATCAATATTTATAGTTATTTAAGTCAAGCAACAAACTTGCAATAGCAGATTATaacaaagtaatttaaaaactaTTTAGGGAGAGTATTGATAGATGATCAGTAGTGATGCTGTGTCtgagaaaatgtgtctgtgtgtgtgtttaggaagACTTTGACAGTCACAACGGGGACACTGACTCTGTGAGCAGCAGCCTGACGGAGCCGGATCCAATGTCTCTGAAAACCAGCAGCTCCACCGGCAGCCTCCATTCGAGCTACATGgtacacacatgtatatatggatacattgacacacacacacacgcacatttgaTTAATCCAGCAACAGAAGATGACTCAGCTCCGGGCAATGACGTAGGCGCtgatctctgctctgtgtgtgtgtgtgtgtgtgttttatagcTCAGTGGAAGCATGATGAGCCTGTTCAGCACGGGGGATTTCGGAGTGGTGGAGGTGAGGGGCCGCATCCAGTTCTCATTGGTTTACGACACCCAGAAGGAGGAGCTACACGTCAAAGTGTACCGCTGTGAGGAGATCGCTTCAGCACACAAGAACCGCTCTGACCCGTAAGTGACagtgcatgtgaatgtgcatAATGCAGCCACAAGGTCTCAcacaaaatcagtcaaaaatgcctgtgtgtgcatttttcacAGATATGTAAAAGCCTACCTCTTGCCAGACAAGTCGAGTCATAGTAAGAAGAAAACGTCTGTGAAGAAGAAGACGCTAAACCCAGTCTATGATCAGACGCTCAGAGTAAGATGTTCTCTCATTTACATATTAAATACATGGCAGCCTTCACAAAAATCCCCCGTCTGCCATTTGTCTCTAAGCTCTCCTCCACGTGCCGCCCTGCAACATGCGGTGCTGTTACTTATTTCCAGTTTTGAAGATATCCTTTCTataaatttaatgtttattttttgtggtgGCAAAGAACATGTCATTCTTTGTCCTGCACTTGCCCCCTGCAGCCTGTCATGTGTTGCCTGATTCTGGTTCTGACAGTATAAAGTGCGGATCGGTGAGCTGCGGAGCCGGACCTTGAACCTCTCTGTGTGGCACGCCGAGCCCCTGGGGAGGAACGTGTTTctgggggaggtggaggtgtctCTGAGCCTCTGGGACTGGACCTGC comes from Scatophagus argus isolate fScaArg1 chromosome 17, fScaArg1.pri, whole genome shotgun sequence and encodes:
- the cd164l2 gene encoding uncharacterized protein cd164l2 isoform X1, coding for MLSKLVCISGGLRWNCWLPGNLVWVLLMLHRSLSLLSFFRSFCVQTGSHISICSYWLYCWRLTDRIFTGNVLLIQIFLPAIKFPAVSWTCWSSVVVRMKQLVFKVFCSTLLLLAVVHSAYSQSDCSQAESCDLCVGDSMLNLTGCVWRLCPDGNDTGMCVADDGSSVNNGMNCSWTRVSELCTVVETVAEGGGEGDTGDGGKTNSSPEFSQAKFDMSSFIGGIILVLCVQAGGFFAMRFLKSKEQSSYDPIEQPQ
- the cd164l2 gene encoding CD164 sialomucin-like 2 protein isoform X2, producing MHLIFRGSDGCCAIKFPAVSWTCWSSVVVRMKQLVFKVFCSTLLLLAVVHSAYSQSDCSQAESCDLCVGDSMLNLTGCVWRLCPDGNDTGMCVADDGSSVNNGMNCSWTRVSELCTVVETVAEGGGEGDTGDGGKTNSSPEFSQAKFDMSSFIGGIILVLCVQAGGFFAMRFLKSKEQSSYDPIEQPQ
- the sytl1 gene encoding synaptotagmin-like protein 1, producing MEEQQIDSSLDLSHLTEEEQSTILQVLERDLELRRLDEGRVRVLQKTETDQRRLRSLSGAWFTEERSKRHRTWSGSALVHATIRQRKTKSRDVPLIGLFNGEKEETSQNTSPEAERRLKDDKDEDSEGSEGSLRPTPTPRTKSPRAQDLQHRNSSMSSKDSERRSNGHSEDPEEDFDSHNGDTDSVSSSLTEPDPMSLKTSSSTGSLHSSYMLSGSMMSLFSTGDFGVVEVRGRIQFSLVYDTQKEELHVKVYRCEEIASAHKNRSDPYVKAYLLPDKSSHSKKKTSVKKKTLNPVYDQTLRYKVRIGELRSRTLNLSVWHAEPLGRNVFLGEVEVSLSLWDWTCTQPLWQDLQPRVRLSPDSISSRGTIVLSVKFIPDGFEGGGLPLTGELHIWLREAQGLLSNKGGPLDSFVRSYILPDASRQSGQKTRIMKRSISPTYNHTMVYDGFHTSDLREACAELTVWQREGLKTRVLGGIRLSCGTGQSYGEDVSWMDSTEEEVAVWTSMIQNPNHWIDATLPIRTNLTHRPQ